Proteins encoded within one genomic window of Vespula vulgaris chromosome 16, iyVesVulg1.1, whole genome shotgun sequence:
- the LOC127069647 gene encoding dolichyl-diphosphooligosaccharide--protein glycosyltransferase subunit DAD1, with amino-acid sequence MATITVIRKFLQEYTKTTPKKLKIIDAYLLYVFLTGVIQFVYCCLVGTFPFNSFLSGFISCVSCFILGVCLRLQVNPQNKSQFYGISPERGFADFIFAHIILHIVVMNFIG; translated from the exons ATGGCGACAATTACAGTGATTAGAAAGTTTCTTCAGGAGTATACGAAAACTACACCGAAAAAGCTTAAAATTATTGATGCTTATTTACTGTATGTGTTTTTGACGGGTGTTATACAGTTTGTGTATTGCTGTCTTGTTGGCACTTTTCCATTCAATAGTTTTCTAAGTGGCTTTATATCTTGTGTCTCTTGTTTCATTTTAGGAG TTTGTCTTCGATTACAAGTGAATCCACAAAACAAAAGTCAATTCTATGGAATAAGTCCGGAGAGAGGATTCGCTGACTTTATCTTTGCTCATATAATACTTCACATCGTCGTGATGAACTTCATTGGTTGA